A region from the Paenarthrobacter aurescens genome encodes:
- a CDS encoding ATP-dependent Clp protease proteolytic subunit: MNYNFGWSAGNLPSSRYVLPQFEERTPYGFKRQDPYTKLFEDRIIFLGVQVDDASADDIMAQLLVLESTDPDRDITLYINSPGGSFTAMTAIYDTMQYIRPEIQTVCLGQAASAAAVLLAAGTPGKRLALPNARVLIHQPALSGGQGGQASDLEIQAAEVMRMRTWLEDTLAHHSGRTSEQVNNDIERDKILTAADALSYGLIDQVLDSRKIKPQAITR, from the coding sequence ATGAACTACAACTTCGGATGGTCTGCCGGTAATCTCCCGTCCAGCCGTTACGTCCTGCCCCAGTTCGAGGAGCGCACGCCTTATGGCTTCAAGCGCCAGGACCCGTACACCAAGCTGTTCGAGGACCGCATCATCTTCCTCGGCGTCCAGGTGGACGACGCTTCCGCTGATGACATCATGGCCCAGTTGTTGGTTCTGGAATCAACTGACCCGGACCGCGACATCACCCTTTACATCAACTCTCCGGGTGGCTCGTTCACGGCCATGACGGCCATCTATGACACCATGCAGTACATCCGCCCGGAGATCCAGACCGTATGCCTGGGTCAGGCCGCAAGCGCCGCTGCTGTCCTCCTTGCCGCTGGTACGCCCGGTAAGCGACTTGCTTTGCCGAACGCCCGCGTCCTGATCCACCAGCCGGCTCTTTCCGGTGGCCAGGGTGGACAGGCGTCCGACCTCGAGATCCAGGCTGCGGAAGTCATGCGCATGCGCACCTGGCTTGAGGACACATTGGCGCACCACTCGGGCCGCACGTCCGAACAGGTCAACAACGACATCGAGCGAGACAAGATTCTTACCGCTGCTGATGCACTGAGCTACGGTCTTATTGATCAGGTGCTGGACTCACGGAAGATCAAGCCTCAGGCAATTACCCGGTAG
- a CDS encoding ATP-dependent Clp protease proteolytic subunit, translated as MATVDPAAQDNYIYNRLLKERIIWLGSEVRDENANAICSQLLLLSAEDPEKDIYLYINSPGGSVTAGMAIYDTMQFIPNDVVTVATGLAASMGQFLLSSGTKGKRYATPNARILMHQPSGGIGGTASDIKIQAELILHMKKVMAELTAEQTGQSVETILKDNDRDKWFTAAEALEYGFFDKISAHAGSVAGGGGTANQSNSDN; from the coding sequence ATGGCAACTGTCGATCCCGCGGCCCAGGACAACTACATCTACAACCGCCTGCTGAAAGAGCGCATCATCTGGCTCGGCTCTGAAGTCCGTGACGAGAACGCCAACGCCATTTGCTCTCAGCTCCTCCTCCTTTCGGCCGAGGACCCGGAGAAGGACATCTACCTGTACATCAACTCCCCGGGTGGTTCTGTCACGGCCGGCATGGCAATCTACGACACCATGCAGTTCATCCCCAACGACGTCGTTACCGTGGCAACGGGTCTGGCAGCGTCCATGGGTCAGTTCCTCCTGTCCTCCGGCACCAAGGGCAAGCGTTACGCAACGCCCAACGCCCGTATCCTGATGCACCAGCCTTCAGGCGGCATCGGCGGAACGGCGTCGGACATCAAGATTCAGGCAGAGCTGATCCTGCACATGAAGAAAGTCATGGCAGAACTCACGGCAGAACAGACCGGACAATCCGTGGAAACCATCCTCAAGGACAACGACCGCGATAAGTGGTTCACGGCCGCTGAGGCACTGGAATACGGCTTCTTCGACAAGATCTCGGCTCACGCCGGTTCTGTTGCAGGTGGCGGCGGAACGGCCAACCAGTCGAACTCCGACAACTAA
- the tig gene encoding trigger factor, whose product MKSAVENLTATRVKLNVEVPFEELKPSIDAAYKTVASQIQVPGFRKGKVPSKLIDQRVGRGYVLETAINDGLNGWYQAAVQETGVRPLSRPEVEITEVPDPSATDGELKFQVEIDVRPEIELPDYAGIKVEVAAAESSEADVDKALDELRGRFGTLKSVERPAKNDDFLTIDITATIDGEDIDSASGLSYQVGAGTMLEGLDEAVTGLSADEEAIFETTLVGGDHAGEAAQVKVVVKAVKERELPEANDDFAQLASEFDTLAELREDLAKQAADSKVVEQGVEARDKVLDKLVELVEVPVPDSVVEEQIEAHFNPENAHGEGDHDTEEHRAEVKANTERAFQNEIILDAIADKEEVDVSQNELIDYIVTTASQYGMDPNQFAQIIDQSGQVPMMVSEVRRRKALAVVLGQAEVVDSEGNKVDLTDFVRPAGEAAAEEAAAVEASEEADAPASDDPAAVKF is encoded by the coding sequence GTGAAGAGCGCTGTCGAGAACCTCACCGCAACGCGGGTCAAGCTCAACGTTGAGGTTCCCTTTGAGGAACTGAAGCCGAGCATCGATGCCGCGTACAAGACCGTTGCTTCGCAGATCCAGGTTCCCGGATTCCGCAAGGGCAAAGTTCCCTCCAAGCTGATCGACCAGCGCGTTGGCCGCGGCTACGTTCTGGAGACCGCCATCAATGATGGCCTCAACGGCTGGTACCAGGCTGCAGTTCAGGAAACGGGCGTTCGCCCCCTGAGCCGTCCCGAAGTTGAGATCACTGAGGTTCCGGATCCGTCCGCAACCGATGGCGAACTCAAGTTCCAGGTTGAAATTGATGTCCGCCCCGAGATCGAGCTGCCGGACTACGCCGGCATCAAGGTCGAGGTTGCTGCGGCTGAGTCTTCCGAAGCTGATGTCGACAAGGCACTGGACGAACTGCGCGGCCGCTTTGGCACGCTGAAGTCCGTTGAGCGTCCTGCCAAGAACGATGACTTCCTGACCATCGACATCACCGCCACCATTGATGGCGAAGACATCGATTCCGCTTCCGGCCTTTCCTACCAGGTGGGCGCCGGCACCATGCTCGAAGGCCTCGACGAAGCCGTAACCGGCCTCTCGGCCGACGAAGAGGCAATTTTCGAGACCACCCTTGTTGGCGGAGACCACGCCGGTGAAGCCGCGCAGGTCAAGGTTGTTGTCAAGGCCGTCAAGGAGCGCGAGCTTCCTGAGGCAAATGACGACTTCGCCCAGCTCGCCTCCGAATTCGACACCCTTGCCGAGCTCCGTGAGGACCTCGCCAAGCAGGCTGCCGACTCCAAGGTTGTGGAGCAGGGTGTTGAAGCCCGCGACAAGGTTCTGGACAAGCTGGTTGAACTTGTTGAGGTCCCTGTTCCGGACTCGGTTGTTGAAGAGCAGATCGAAGCTCACTTCAACCCGGAGAACGCTCACGGCGAAGGTGACCACGACACCGAGGAGCACCGCGCCGAGGTCAAGGCCAACACCGAGCGCGCCTTCCAGAACGAGATCATCCTTGATGCCATTGCTGACAAGGAAGAAGTGGACGTCAGCCAGAACGAGCTGATCGACTACATCGTCACCACGGCAAGCCAGTACGGCATGGATCCCAACCAGTTCGCCCAGATCATTGATCAGAGCGGCCAGGTTCCCATGATGGTTTCCGAGGTTCGCCGCCGCAAGGCTCTGGCCGTTGTGCTTGGCCAGGCCGAGGTAGTGGACTCAGAGGGCAACAAGGTTGACCTCACCGACTTCGTTCGCCCTGCAGGCGAAGCAGCAGCCGAAGAGGCCGCAGCTGTTGAAGCAAGCGAAGAAGCTGACGCTCCTGCAAGCGATGACCCCGCAGCAGTGAAGTTCTAG
- a CDS encoding Fpg/Nei family DNA glycosylase, whose translation MPEGHSVHRLARQFQDVFGGRRLDVSSPQGRFTAGAELLTGHTMLEATAHGKQFFLRFDHELFLHVHLGLYGAWSFGGDRSFTGASSIGAPRRIGEREAGPSSDTGEYTGPPAPVGAVRVRLVSGHGWADLRGATTCAAITSAEAQAVLDRLGPDPLRNRPGDREEFSRRLRRRKTPVALLLMDQSVLAGVGNIYRAEVLFRQAVDPWTPGSSIDAETAGRLWDDTVATMSDGVRDGRIVTTPSALWTGSGVVAPDADAHFVYKRDGLPCRACGTLVGMAEIGARKLYWCPGCQV comes from the coding sequence GTGCCTGAGGGGCATTCGGTCCATAGGTTGGCCCGTCAATTCCAGGACGTTTTTGGGGGCCGGCGCCTGGATGTTTCCAGCCCGCAAGGCAGGTTCACCGCTGGCGCGGAGCTCCTTACCGGCCACACGATGCTGGAGGCGACGGCCCATGGGAAGCAGTTCTTCCTCAGGTTTGATCATGAGCTCTTCCTCCATGTCCATTTGGGACTTTACGGGGCGTGGAGCTTTGGCGGAGACCGTTCCTTCACCGGCGCCTCCAGCATTGGCGCTCCTCGCCGCATTGGCGAGCGGGAAGCGGGGCCATCTTCGGATACAGGGGAGTACACCGGCCCTCCGGCGCCGGTAGGAGCCGTCCGGGTCCGCCTGGTCTCCGGCCATGGCTGGGCCGATCTCCGGGGCGCCACCACCTGCGCGGCGATCACCTCTGCCGAGGCCCAGGCCGTGTTGGACCGATTGGGGCCCGATCCCCTGCGCAATCGCCCGGGGGACCGCGAAGAATTCAGCCGGCGCCTGCGCCGCCGCAAGACACCTGTGGCGCTGCTGTTGATGGACCAGTCCGTCCTTGCCGGTGTAGGCAACATTTACAGGGCCGAGGTTTTGTTTCGCCAAGCAGTGGATCCATGGACACCGGGAAGCAGCATCGATGCCGAAACGGCCGGACGGCTCTGGGACGACACCGTGGCCACCATGTCCGACGGCGTCCGTGATGGACGGATTGTTACCACTCCGTCCGCGCTGTGGACCGGTAGCGGTGTTGTAGCGCCCGACGCCGATGCCCACTTTGTTTATAAGCGGGACGGCCTTCCCTGCCGCGCCTGCGGAACGCTGGTGGGTATGGCGGAAATCGGCGCCCGCAAACTCTACTGGTGCCCTGGCTGCCAGGTCTAA
- a CDS encoding ribose-5-phosphate isomerase, with translation MTTPRVHIATDHAGMELSAHLVSHLTAKGYEVVDHGPKEYDALDDYPSFCINAGLAVVADQKAGVHALGIVLGGSGNGEQIAANKVNGVRAALAWNLSTAKLAREHNDANVVAVGGRQHTVEEATELIEAFLQEPFSNDERHIRRIGKIAVYENTGEIVE, from the coding sequence GTGACTACACCCCGCGTCCACATCGCTACGGACCACGCCGGCATGGAACTCAGTGCCCACCTGGTCAGCCACCTCACAGCCAAAGGCTACGAAGTGGTGGATCACGGGCCCAAGGAGTATGACGCCTTGGATGACTACCCTTCCTTCTGCATCAACGCGGGCCTTGCGGTTGTGGCGGACCAGAAAGCCGGCGTCCACGCTTTGGGCATCGTCCTGGGCGGCTCGGGCAATGGTGAGCAGATTGCTGCGAATAAAGTCAACGGCGTTCGTGCCGCTTTGGCCTGGAATCTTTCCACTGCAAAGCTGGCCCGCGAGCACAACGATGCCAACGTGGTGGCTGTTGGCGGACGTCAGCACACCGTTGAAGAAGCTACGGAACTCATTGAGGCCTTCCTGCAGGAACCGTTCAGCAATGACGAACGTCACATTCGCCGCATCGGCAAAATTGCGGTGTATGAAAACACCGGCGAGATTGTTGAGTAG
- the pepN gene encoding aminopeptidase N has translation MPGLNLTRDEAAKRAELLDVLSYNVTLDLTQGPETFGSTTVVRFSAEPGTSTFIDAITAAVHKVSLNGTELDPSEVSDGVRIQLPDLAADNELVVVADAPYMNTGEGLHRFVDPVDGEVYLYTQFEVPDSRRMFAVFEQPDLKASFTFTVTAPSHWDVISNSPTPVPVEAPAAEDGTARSVWNFAPTPRLSSYVTALIAGPYQSVRSEVTSSDGRVIPLGVFARKSLMQYLDADNIFELTRQGFEFFEAQFGFPYPFEKYDQLFVPEFNAGAMENAGAVTILEGYVFRGKVTGAQIERRAITVLHELAHMWFGDLVTMRWWNDLWLNESFAEYMSHLAAVENTEFRRAWTTFASVEKSWAYKQDQLPTTHPIFAEINNLEDVEVNFDGITYAKGASVLRQLVAWVGPEQFMAGVRTYFAKHAWKNTELSDLMVELEAASGRDLDAWGKLWLETAGVNTLAPELTVDAEGTITAFSILQSAIEDQPTLRPHRLAVGFYSLSADGKLERTHREELDVDGPRTEVTALVGKARPDLILLNDDDLAYAKVRLDEHSLATAKAHLKDFAASLPRTLVWGSAWDAARDGETPARGYVDLILANIASETDSSVILVQLRQLATTLTYYVAAEHKLETTIAAADTLWELASAATAGSDAQLQFAKSYAQLARSGGQLHRLQALLDGTDTLEGLSIDQDMRWELLTALVAGGRQGQARIDEELGRDNTSNGQNAAAQAKAAIPTPEAKAEAWESIVVKGELSNALQASAVAGFMRVADTALLEPFAQKYFDAVPAIVKERTHALAQQIVVGLYPSQLTTQDTVDRTDQFLAALPEDSAALRRMMLENRDGVARALRARAADV, from the coding sequence TTGCCAGGCCTGAACCTCACGCGCGACGAAGCCGCGAAACGAGCCGAACTGCTCGACGTCCTCTCTTACAACGTCACCCTGGACCTGACCCAAGGCCCGGAAACCTTTGGCTCCACCACCGTTGTCAGGTTTTCCGCGGAGCCCGGAACATCGACGTTCATTGACGCCATCACGGCCGCAGTCCACAAAGTGAGCCTCAACGGCACCGAACTGGACCCCTCCGAGGTTTCGGACGGCGTCCGGATTCAGCTCCCGGACCTTGCAGCAGACAACGAGCTCGTTGTGGTGGCCGATGCCCCGTACATGAACACCGGAGAAGGCCTTCACCGCTTTGTTGACCCTGTTGACGGCGAGGTTTACCTTTACACGCAGTTCGAAGTTCCTGACTCCCGGCGCATGTTCGCTGTGTTTGAGCAGCCCGATCTGAAGGCGAGCTTCACTTTCACCGTGACGGCACCTTCGCATTGGGACGTGATTTCCAACTCCCCCACGCCGGTTCCCGTTGAAGCCCCGGCTGCCGAGGATGGCACTGCGCGTTCCGTGTGGAACTTCGCCCCTACACCGCGCCTTTCCTCCTACGTCACAGCCTTGATTGCCGGACCGTACCAGTCAGTCCGCTCCGAGGTCACCAGCTCCGACGGCCGGGTCATTCCCCTGGGAGTCTTTGCCCGGAAATCACTCATGCAGTACCTCGATGCGGACAACATCTTCGAACTGACCCGCCAAGGATTCGAGTTCTTCGAAGCACAGTTCGGGTTCCCGTACCCGTTCGAAAAATACGATCAACTCTTCGTCCCCGAGTTCAACGCCGGAGCCATGGAAAACGCCGGTGCCGTGACCATCCTGGAAGGCTATGTCTTCCGGGGAAAGGTCACCGGCGCACAGATTGAACGCCGTGCCATCACCGTCCTGCACGAACTGGCGCACATGTGGTTCGGGGACCTGGTGACCATGCGCTGGTGGAACGACCTCTGGCTCAACGAATCATTCGCCGAATACATGTCGCACCTGGCCGCCGTGGAGAACACGGAGTTCCGCCGGGCCTGGACCACGTTTGCTTCCGTGGAGAAGTCCTGGGCTTACAAGCAGGACCAGCTGCCCACCACGCACCCGATCTTCGCCGAAATCAACAACCTCGAAGATGTCGAGGTGAACTTCGACGGCATCACTTACGCCAAGGGCGCCTCCGTACTGCGGCAATTGGTGGCGTGGGTGGGCCCCGAGCAGTTCATGGCCGGCGTACGCACGTACTTCGCCAAACACGCGTGGAAGAACACCGAGCTCTCCGATCTCATGGTTGAGCTCGAAGCCGCCAGTGGCCGCGACCTGGACGCCTGGGGCAAGCTGTGGCTCGAAACTGCCGGAGTGAACACCCTCGCTCCAGAGCTGACCGTCGACGCCGAGGGCACCATCACCGCTTTCTCGATCCTGCAGTCCGCGATCGAGGATCAGCCCACCCTCCGCCCGCACCGTCTCGCAGTGGGCTTCTACTCACTCTCCGCTGACGGCAAACTCGAACGGACCCACCGAGAGGAACTGGACGTCGACGGCCCCCGCACCGAAGTAACGGCCTTGGTGGGCAAGGCGCGGCCGGACCTGATCCTGCTCAACGATGACGATCTGGCTTACGCCAAGGTCCGCCTCGATGAGCACTCCCTGGCAACTGCAAAAGCACACCTGAAGGACTTCGCCGCCAGCCTCCCGCGAACCCTGGTATGGGGTTCGGCTTGGGACGCGGCCCGCGACGGTGAGACCCCTGCCCGCGGTTACGTGGACCTGATCCTGGCGAACATTGCCTCCGAAACAGACTCTTCGGTCATCCTGGTCCAACTGCGCCAACTCGCAACCACCCTGACCTACTATGTGGCCGCTGAGCACAAGCTTGAGACGACCATCGCGGCTGCGGACACGTTGTGGGAGCTCGCCTCGGCAGCCACTGCGGGCTCGGATGCCCAACTGCAATTCGCCAAGTCCTACGCCCAATTGGCCCGCAGCGGCGGGCAGTTGCACCGCCTGCAGGCCCTCCTGGACGGAACGGACACGCTGGAAGGCCTCTCGATAGACCAGGACATGCGCTGGGAGCTGCTCACAGCACTGGTTGCCGGTGGGCGGCAAGGCCAGGCCCGTATTGATGAGGAGCTTGGCCGAGACAACACCTCCAACGGCCAAAATGCTGCGGCGCAGGCCAAAGCAGCCATCCCTACACCCGAAGCAAAGGCGGAGGCGTGGGAGTCGATCGTGGTCAAGGGAGAGCTCTCCAATGCCCTGCAGGCATCCGCTGTGGCCGGATTCATGCGCGTGGCAGACACCGCTCTGCTGGAGCCCTTCGCGCAGAAGTACTTTGACGCCGTGCCGGCAATCGTCAAGGAACGCACCCACGCCCTGGCCCAGCAGATTGTGGTGGGTCTCTACCCGTCCCAGCTCACTACGCAGGACACGGTGGATCGCACGGATCAGTTCCTGGCGGCACTTCCCGAAGACAGCGCCGCTCTCCGCCGGATGATGCTGGAAAACCGCGACGGCGTGGCACGCGCCCTCCGGGCGAGGGCGGCGGACGTCTAG
- a CDS encoding OsmC family protein — MSLSEHHYALTVRWTGNLGEGTASYRGYSRDHDIEISGLPTLKGSADPTFHGDRTRYNPEQLLLAALSQCHMLSFLHVAVKHGVVVTGYEDNAEGLMKLNRDGSGQFESVTLKPHVTITDSAQAELLPQLHHEANEVCFIARSVNFPVLHEPMTTAEAT; from the coding sequence ATGAGCCTGAGCGAACACCACTATGCATTGACCGTCCGCTGGACCGGAAACCTTGGCGAGGGCACGGCCAGCTACCGGGGTTACTCACGCGACCACGACATCGAGATCAGCGGCCTGCCGACGCTGAAGGGTTCGGCAGATCCCACCTTCCATGGGGACCGGACGCGATACAACCCGGAACAGCTGCTACTCGCAGCCCTCTCGCAATGCCACATGCTGTCTTTCCTTCATGTCGCCGTCAAGCACGGCGTGGTGGTGACCGGCTATGAGGACAACGCTGAAGGGCTCATGAAGCTCAACCGGGACGGCAGCGGGCAGTTCGAAAGTGTCACGCTGAAGCCGCACGTCACCATAACCGATTCCGCCCAGGCGGAATTGCTCCCACAGTTGCATCATGAGGCCAACGAGGTTTGCTTCATCGCCCGCAGCGTCAACTTCCCCGTCCTCCACGAGCCAATGACGACGGCGGAGGCAACCTAA
- a CDS encoding NAD-dependent epimerase/dehydratase family protein has product MRILVLGGTVFLSAEIARQAVAAGHHVTCLARGTSADPPDGVTWLRGDRSLGAAAFADVTGGWDEVVDVTRDPVQAGVALEVLGPAAAHWTFVSSCSVYADHSVPGADESAALLEPLPEGQAGTPDTYGESKSAIERMTRDAVGEKAHIVRSGLIGGPGDGTDRYGYWPARFAANSDPVLVPDVPDASTQIIDVGDLAAWILQSAEQGLTGTYNALGEVVRFEDYLQESQRAAGASADVTVRAPEEWLVQHGVGYWSGQDSLPLWLPAGHEGFQARSNRAATARGMTLRPWQETLAATLEDEKQRGLDRDRKAGLRSETEQGLVALRRREQR; this is encoded by the coding sequence ATGCGCATCCTGGTCTTGGGCGGCACCGTCTTCCTGTCCGCAGAAATCGCCCGGCAGGCTGTTGCTGCCGGACATCATGTGACGTGTTTGGCGCGGGGTACCTCAGCAGACCCGCCCGACGGCGTCACGTGGCTAAGGGGTGACCGTTCCTTGGGTGCCGCGGCCTTCGCGGACGTTACCGGCGGCTGGGATGAGGTGGTGGATGTTACCCGGGATCCTGTTCAGGCCGGTGTGGCACTTGAGGTGTTGGGTCCGGCAGCTGCTCATTGGACTTTCGTCTCCAGTTGCTCCGTGTACGCGGACCACTCGGTACCGGGCGCGGACGAAAGCGCGGCGCTTTTGGAGCCGTTGCCCGAGGGACAGGCGGGCACCCCGGACACGTATGGAGAATCAAAGTCGGCAATTGAGCGCATGACCCGTGACGCTGTGGGGGAGAAGGCGCATATTGTCCGCTCCGGGCTCATTGGCGGACCGGGGGACGGTACCGATAGGTACGGCTACTGGCCGGCGCGGTTCGCTGCGAATTCTGATCCCGTGCTTGTCCCGGATGTCCCGGATGCCTCCACGCAGATCATTGACGTCGGGGATCTCGCGGCCTGGATCCTGCAGTCTGCCGAACAAGGCCTCACGGGTACCTACAACGCCTTGGGGGAGGTGGTGCGGTTCGAGGACTACCTCCAGGAATCCCAACGCGCGGCCGGGGCTTCGGCAGACGTCACGGTGCGTGCTCCGGAAGAGTGGTTGGTCCAACACGGCGTCGGCTACTGGTCCGGACAGGATTCCCTGCCTTTATGGTTACCGGCAGGCCATGAGGGCTTTCAGGCCAGAAGCAACCGCGCCGCTACGGCGCGGGGGATGACCCTGCGCCCGTGGCAGGAGACCCTGGCTGCCACTCTTGAGGACGAGAAGCAAAGGGGCTTGGACAGGGACCGCAAGGCCGGGCTGCGCAGTGAGACCGAGCAGGGACTCGTGGCACTGCGCCGACGCGAACAGCGTTAG
- a CDS encoding mechanosensitive ion channel family protein has translation MTSIPLAETINIEPEKIDLMSILITVGVGLAVWIVARFIILRITRRVSAGSSFFKKPHFKWVQPAIRALDHERRSQRAETIGSLLTSLVSVVVVVIVIIYVLKYLNVDVAPLLTSVGILGVAIGFGAQQLIRDFLAGIFITIEDQYGIGDVIVTSEVIGTVESVGLRITRVRAEDGAIWYLRNGEILRVGNRSQGDYEPLETTDPSDQDDAAVAPVTAGAPRVTKAEEKSNE, from the coding sequence TTGACCTCCATCCCCTTGGCGGAAACCATCAATATTGAACCCGAAAAAATTGACCTCATGTCAATCCTCATCACCGTCGGCGTAGGCCTGGCCGTGTGGATCGTGGCACGCTTCATCATCCTTCGCATCACACGGCGGGTATCCGCGGGCAGTTCATTCTTCAAGAAACCGCACTTCAAATGGGTCCAGCCGGCAATCCGTGCCCTGGATCACGAACGCCGCTCCCAGCGCGCCGAAACCATCGGCTCCCTGCTCACCAGCCTTGTGAGCGTCGTGGTGGTGGTGATCGTCATCATCTACGTCCTCAAGTACCTGAATGTGGACGTCGCCCCGCTCCTGACCAGCGTGGGAATCCTCGGTGTTGCCATTGGTTTTGGTGCACAGCAGTTGATTCGCGATTTCCTTGCAGGAATCTTTATCACCATCGAGGACCAATACGGGATCGGCGACGTCATTGTCACCAGTGAAGTCATTGGTACCGTTGAATCGGTGGGCCTGCGAATTACAAGGGTCCGCGCTGAGGACGGAGCCATCTGGTACCTGCGCAACGGTGAAATCCTTCGCGTGGGCAACCGATCACAAGGCGACTACGAGCCGTTGGAGACAACTGACCCCAGCGACCAAGACGACGCCGCAGTTGCGCCAGTTACGGCAGGCGCACCGCGTGTCACCAAAGCCGAGGAGAAGTCCAATGAGTAA
- a CDS encoding globin translates to MSNTAGGQPPAPQAGPRRQLMQNDPFSQPAYTDSFYAAVGGHETFVKLIDVFYDGVATDPLLRPMYPEEDLGPAKRRFLMFLEQYWGGPTTYGEERGHPRLRMRHMPFQVTPEAKDRWLFHMRTAVDSLELSPLHEGTLWDYMERAALTMINSPSAGA, encoded by the coding sequence ATGAGTAACACTGCAGGTGGGCAGCCACCAGCGCCGCAGGCAGGGCCCCGACGCCAGCTCATGCAGAACGATCCGTTCAGCCAGCCTGCCTACACGGACAGCTTCTACGCCGCAGTGGGCGGGCACGAAACGTTCGTGAAGCTGATCGACGTCTTCTACGACGGCGTTGCCACAGACCCGCTCCTGCGGCCCATGTACCCGGAGGAAGACCTGGGACCGGCCAAGCGCCGCTTCCTCATGTTCCTTGAGCAGTACTGGGGAGGCCCCACCACCTACGGCGAAGAACGGGGCCACCCACGGCTGCGCATGCGACACATGCCTTTCCAAGTGACCCCTGAAGCTAAGGACCGCTGGCTGTTCCACATGCGGACGGCGGTTGATTCCCTGGAGCTCTCCCCGCTGCATGAAGGCACGCTGTGGGACTACATGGAACGGGCTGCCCTGACCATGATCAACAGTCCGTCAGCCGGCGCCTGA
- a CDS encoding acyl-CoA thioesterase II produces MTETNAGLEVQTPVEDPMEVLIGLLDLGDFDGARTNEDIFLGPSQKQPRHRVFGGQVLAQSMMAGMRTVEPDRVAHSMHGYFLRPGDANKPITFGVERLRDGRSFSARRVHAYQDGVPILSMIASFQVEDSGLDHQAQMPEGIPDPESLPSTAELLSHYDHPMARHMSSERPFDVRHIDPALYVSPPSDHVASNAVWMKTMGPLPDDPNLHRAALAYASDYTLLEPILRKHGLAWMTPGMSVASLDHAMWWHRPVRVDEWMLYVQESPSAQGARGLATGRIFNRDGEHVATVAQEGMVRIP; encoded by the coding sequence ATGACTGAGACGAACGCTGGCCTAGAGGTCCAAACACCCGTAGAAGACCCCATGGAAGTGCTGATCGGCCTGCTGGACCTCGGTGACTTTGACGGAGCCCGGACCAACGAGGACATTTTTCTGGGGCCATCCCAAAAACAGCCCAGGCACCGGGTTTTCGGCGGTCAGGTCCTGGCACAATCCATGATGGCCGGTATGCGGACCGTGGAACCGGACCGGGTGGCTCACTCCATGCACGGCTACTTCCTGCGCCCCGGTGATGCCAACAAGCCCATCACTTTCGGAGTGGAAAGGCTCCGGGACGGCCGATCCTTCTCCGCCCGCCGCGTCCACGCCTACCAGGATGGTGTGCCGATTCTCTCCATGATTGCTTCCTTCCAGGTTGAAGACAGTGGTCTGGATCATCAGGCGCAGATGCCCGAAGGCATTCCTGACCCCGAATCCCTGCCCAGCACGGCCGAGTTGCTATCCCACTACGACCACCCCATGGCGCGGCACATGTCCTCGGAACGGCCCTTCGACGTCAGGCACATCGACCCCGCGCTGTACGTGTCCCCGCCCTCAGATCATGTAGCAAGCAACGCCGTATGGATGAAGACCATGGGACCCTTGCCCGATGACCCCAACCTTCACCGCGCAGCTCTGGCCTACGCGAGTGACTACACATTGCTGGAACCAATTCTCCGTAAGCACGGCCTCGCCTGGATGACGCCGGGGATGAGCGTAGCCAGCCTTGACCACGCCATGTGGTGGCACCGTCCAGTGCGGGTGGATGAATGGATGCTCTACGTCCAGGAATCCCCCAGCGCCCAAGGAGCCCGGGGACTTGCAACAGGACGCATCTTTAACCGCGATGGAGAACATGTTGCCACCGTGGCCCAGGAAGGCATGGTCCGGATTCCGTAG